A window of the Actinomycetota bacterium genome harbors these coding sequences:
- a CDS encoding metallophosphoesterase family protein: MIGDAAGPVRVGVLSDTHGRLDPRVAEVFAGVDAIVHAGDVVSLDDLVALREIAPVTAVAGNCDIAGELGCVLRGVERLTLAGVSVTVVHDITDLPGWRTAPGLVIHGHTHVAEFAGEPGCMRLNPGSASRAYGDGPPTVALLTCEAGEVSAEVVRLPE; the protein is encoded by the coding sequence GTGATCGGCGACGCGGCCGGCCCCGTGCGCGTGGGCGTGCTGTCCGACACTCACGGCCGGCTGGACCCTCGCGTCGCCGAGGTGTTCGCCGGGGTGGATGCGATCGTGCATGCGGGCGACGTGGTGTCCTTGGACGACCTCGTGGCCCTGCGCGAGATCGCGCCGGTGACCGCGGTCGCGGGCAACTGCGACATCGCGGGCGAGCTCGGCTGCGTCCTCCGCGGCGTGGAGCGGCTGACCCTCGCGGGCGTGAGCGTCACGGTCGTGCATGACATCACGGACCTGCCCGGCTGGCGCACTGCGCCGGGCCTCGTCATCCACGGCCATACGCACGTGGCCGAGTTCGCCGGAGAGCCCGGCTGCATGCGCCTGAACCCCGGGTCGGCGTCCCGGGCGTACGGTGACGGCCCGCCGACCGTGGCGCTGCTCACGTGTGAGGCGGGCGAGGTGTCCGCCGAGGTCGTCCGGCTGCCCGAATAG